A part of Caloenas nicobarica isolate bCalNic1 chromosome 10, bCalNic1.hap1, whole genome shotgun sequence genomic DNA contains:
- the HDC gene encoding histidine decarboxylase isoform X1: MEPEEYRRRGKEMVDYICQYLSNVRERRVTPDVQPGYMRAQLPDSAPMDPDSWDNIFGDIEKIIMPGVVHWQSPHMHAYFPALTSWPSLLGDMLADAINCLGFTWASSPACTELEMNVMDWLAKMLGLPDKFLHHHPDSVGGGVLQSTVSESTLVALLAARKSKILEMKFSEPDTDESSLNSRLIAYASDQAHSSVEKAGLISLVKMKFLPVDENFSLRGETLKKAIAEDRKKGLVPVFVCATLGTTGVCAFDNLSELGPICDAEGLWLHIDAAYAGTAFLCPEFRLFLDGIEYADSFTFNPSKWMMVHFDCTGFWVKDKYKLHQTFSVNPVYLRHPNSGAAVDFMHWQIPLSRRFRSLKLWFVIRSFGVKKLQAHVRHGTETAKFFESLVRSDPLFEIPAKRHLGLVVFRLKGPNWLTEKLLKELSSSGRLFLIPATIHDKFIIRFTVTSQFTTREDILQDWNIIQHTAAQIVSQNYGLHCINSGDGARIPNMIVKPSSDAISNASQLYLDEGKHKIPSRKTEVQPKKLAESPSMCVISQQVKGQGDPLDDCFPEDVQDVTKHKLTSFLFSYLSVQGKKKTARSLSCNSVPMTGSLEQCNPKAAATDNKESRANARILSRLPEEVMMFKKSAFKKLIKFYSVPSFPECSIQCGLQLPCCPLQAIV, translated from the exons ATGGAGCCCGAGGAGTACAGACGGAGAG GGAAAGAGATGGTGGATTACATTTGCCAGTACCTGAGCAATGTGAGAGAGAGACGGGTGACTCCTGATGTGCAGCCGGGTTACATGAGAGCCCAGTTGCCGGATTCTGCCCCAATGGACCCAGACAGCTGGGACAACATCTTTGGAGATATAGAGAAGATTATTATGCCCggg GTAGTCCATTGGCAAAGCCCACACATGCATGCCTACTTCCCAGCTCTTACTTCCTGGCCTTCGCTCCTTGGAGATATGTTGGCTGATGCAATTAACTGCTTGGGATTCACATGg GCCTCCAGTCCAGCCTGTACAGAACTGGAGATGAATGTGATGGATTGGTTGGCTAAAATGCTGGGCCTTCCAGATAAATTCCTGCACCACCATCCCGACAGTGTGGGCGGAGGAGTATTACAG AGCACTGTGAGTGAATCAACCCTGGTTGCACTGCTAGCAGCACGGAAAAGCAAAATTCTGGAAATGAAGTTTTCTGAGCCAGACACTGATGAGTCCTCACTCAATTCTCGCCTCATTGCATACGCATCTGATCAG gcacattCTTCTGTAGAAAAGGCTGGCTTGATTTCTCTTGTGAAGATGAAATTTCTGCCTGTGGATGAGAACTTTTCCCTCAGAGGTGAAACTTTGAAGAAAGCCattgcagaagacagaaagaaaggcCTAGTGCCAGTCTTT gTTTGTGCAACTTTGGGTACAACTGGTGTCTGTGCTTTTGACAATCTCTCAGAACTGGGTCCAATTT GTGATGCTGAGGGACTCTGGCTTCATATTGATGCTGCATATGCAGGAACAGCATTTTTATGTCCTGAGTTTCGATTGTTCTTGGATGGAATTGAATATGCAGATTCCTTTACTTTTAACCCTTCTAAATGGATGATGGTCCATTTTGACTGCACTGGATTTTG GGTTAAGGATAAATACAAATTACATCAAACCTTCAGTGTTAACCCTGTCTACCTCAGACATCCCAActcaggagctgctgttgaTTTCATG CACTGGCAAATTCCACTGAGTCGTCGATTTCGTTCTTTGAAGCTGTGGTTTGTGATTCGATCATTTGGGGTGAAAAAGCTTCAAGCTCATGTCCGACAT GGTACTGAAACAGCCAAATTCTTTGAATCCTTGGTTAGAAGTGATCCACTTTTTGAAATTCCTGCCAAGAGACATCTTGGACTGGTTGTATTTCGTCTGAAG GGTCCCAACTGGCTGACGGAAAAACTCCTGAAAGAACTAAGCAGTTCTGGCAGGCTCTTCCTTATTCCAGCAACCATTCATGACAAGTTCATCATTCGCTTTACTGTAACATCTCAGTTCACAACCAGGGAAGATATTCTGCAAGACTGGAACATCATTCAACACACTGCAGCACAAATCGTTAGCCAGAATTATGGGCTGCACTGCATCAATTCTGGTGATGGGGCGAGAATCCCTAATATGATAGTTAAGCCTAGTTCTGATGCCATTAGTAATGCTTCTCAGCTTTATCTAGATGAAGGGAAACACAAAATAccttccagaaaaacagaagttcaGCCTAAGAAGTTAGCAGAGAGTCCCAGTATGTGCGTGATTAGTCAACAAGTGAAAGGTCAAGGGGATCCTCTAGATGACTGTTTTCCAGAAGATGTCCAAGATGTTACCAAACACAAGTTAACCTCTTTTTTATTCAGTTATTTATCTGttcaaggcaagaaaaagacaGCACGTTCCCTTAGCTGCAACAGTGTGCCAATGACTGGTAGTCTTGAGCAATGTAaccccaaagcagcagccactgaCAACAAGGAGTCTCGTGCAAATGCCAGAATTCTTTCCAGGCTGCCTGAAGAGGTGATGATGTTCAAAAAAAGTGCCTTCAAAAAACTAATTAAGTTCTACAGTGTCCCAAGCTTTCCGGAGTGTAGCATTCAGTGTGGCCTTCAGCTGCCTTGTTGTCCTCTGCAAGCCATTGTTTAA
- the HDC gene encoding histidine decarboxylase isoform X2, with protein MEPEEYRRRGKEMVDYICQYLSNVRERRVTPDVQPGYMRAQLPDSAPMDPDSWDNIFGDIEKIIMPGVVHWQSPHMHAYFPALTSWPSLLGDMLADAINCLGFTWASSPACTELEMNVMDWLAKMLGLPDKFLHHHPDSVGGGVLQSTVSESTLVALLAARKSKILEMKFSEPDTDESSLNSRLIAYASDQAHSSVEKAGLISLVKMKFLPVDENFSLRGETLKKAIAEDRKKGLVPVFVCATLGTTGVCAFDNLSELGPICDAEGLWLHIDAAYAGTAFLCPEFRLFLDGIEYADSFTFNPSKWMMVHFDCTGFWVKDKYKLHQTFSVNPVYLRHPNSGAAVDFMGTETAKFFESLVRSDPLFEIPAKRHLGLVVFRLKGPNWLTEKLLKELSSSGRLFLIPATIHDKFIIRFTVTSQFTTREDILQDWNIIQHTAAQIVSQNYGLHCINSGDGARIPNMIVKPSSDAISNASQLYLDEGKHKIPSRKTEVQPKKLAESPSMCVISQQVKGQGDPLDDCFPEDVQDVTKHKLTSFLFSYLSVQGKKKTARSLSCNSVPMTGSLEQCNPKAAATDNKESRANARILSRLPEEVMMFKKSAFKKLIKFYSVPSFPECSIQCGLQLPCCPLQAIV; from the exons ATGGAGCCCGAGGAGTACAGACGGAGAG GGAAAGAGATGGTGGATTACATTTGCCAGTACCTGAGCAATGTGAGAGAGAGACGGGTGACTCCTGATGTGCAGCCGGGTTACATGAGAGCCCAGTTGCCGGATTCTGCCCCAATGGACCCAGACAGCTGGGACAACATCTTTGGAGATATAGAGAAGATTATTATGCCCggg GTAGTCCATTGGCAAAGCCCACACATGCATGCCTACTTCCCAGCTCTTACTTCCTGGCCTTCGCTCCTTGGAGATATGTTGGCTGATGCAATTAACTGCTTGGGATTCACATGg GCCTCCAGTCCAGCCTGTACAGAACTGGAGATGAATGTGATGGATTGGTTGGCTAAAATGCTGGGCCTTCCAGATAAATTCCTGCACCACCATCCCGACAGTGTGGGCGGAGGAGTATTACAG AGCACTGTGAGTGAATCAACCCTGGTTGCACTGCTAGCAGCACGGAAAAGCAAAATTCTGGAAATGAAGTTTTCTGAGCCAGACACTGATGAGTCCTCACTCAATTCTCGCCTCATTGCATACGCATCTGATCAG gcacattCTTCTGTAGAAAAGGCTGGCTTGATTTCTCTTGTGAAGATGAAATTTCTGCCTGTGGATGAGAACTTTTCCCTCAGAGGTGAAACTTTGAAGAAAGCCattgcagaagacagaaagaaaggcCTAGTGCCAGTCTTT gTTTGTGCAACTTTGGGTACAACTGGTGTCTGTGCTTTTGACAATCTCTCAGAACTGGGTCCAATTT GTGATGCTGAGGGACTCTGGCTTCATATTGATGCTGCATATGCAGGAACAGCATTTTTATGTCCTGAGTTTCGATTGTTCTTGGATGGAATTGAATATGCAGATTCCTTTACTTTTAACCCTTCTAAATGGATGATGGTCCATTTTGACTGCACTGGATTTTG GGTTAAGGATAAATACAAATTACATCAAACCTTCAGTGTTAACCCTGTCTACCTCAGACATCCCAActcaggagctgctgttgaTTTCATG GGTACTGAAACAGCCAAATTCTTTGAATCCTTGGTTAGAAGTGATCCACTTTTTGAAATTCCTGCCAAGAGACATCTTGGACTGGTTGTATTTCGTCTGAAG GGTCCCAACTGGCTGACGGAAAAACTCCTGAAAGAACTAAGCAGTTCTGGCAGGCTCTTCCTTATTCCAGCAACCATTCATGACAAGTTCATCATTCGCTTTACTGTAACATCTCAGTTCACAACCAGGGAAGATATTCTGCAAGACTGGAACATCATTCAACACACTGCAGCACAAATCGTTAGCCAGAATTATGGGCTGCACTGCATCAATTCTGGTGATGGGGCGAGAATCCCTAATATGATAGTTAAGCCTAGTTCTGATGCCATTAGTAATGCTTCTCAGCTTTATCTAGATGAAGGGAAACACAAAATAccttccagaaaaacagaagttcaGCCTAAGAAGTTAGCAGAGAGTCCCAGTATGTGCGTGATTAGTCAACAAGTGAAAGGTCAAGGGGATCCTCTAGATGACTGTTTTCCAGAAGATGTCCAAGATGTTACCAAACACAAGTTAACCTCTTTTTTATTCAGTTATTTATCTGttcaaggcaagaaaaagacaGCACGTTCCCTTAGCTGCAACAGTGTGCCAATGACTGGTAGTCTTGAGCAATGTAaccccaaagcagcagccactgaCAACAAGGAGTCTCGTGCAAATGCCAGAATTCTTTCCAGGCTGCCTGAAGAGGTGATGATGTTCAAAAAAAGTGCCTTCAAAAAACTAATTAAGTTCTACAGTGTCCCAAGCTTTCCGGAGTGTAGCATTCAGTGTGGCCTTCAGCTGCCTTGTTGTCCTCTGCAAGCCATTGTTTAA